A window of the Candidatus Nitrosotalea okcheonensis genome harbors these coding sequences:
- the msrB gene encoding peptide-methionine (R)-S-oxide reductase MsrB — protein MEPQNDSWKDKLTSEQYFVCRMKGTEPPFTGVYHDSKEKGIYKCLCCGTELFSSETKFDSGTGWPSFWESIADNVKTEEDTSHGMLRVEALCKKCDAHLGHVFDDGPNPTGLRYCINSVSLKLEK, from the coding sequence TTGGAACCACAAAATGATTCATGGAAAGACAAACTTACCTCGGAACAATATTTTGTGTGTAGAATGAAAGGTACAGAACCGCCTTTTACTGGAGTGTATCATGATTCAAAGGAAAAAGGGATTTACAAGTGCCTATGTTGCGGAACCGAACTATTTAGCTCAGAGACAAAGTTTGATTCTGGAACCGGTTGGCCAAGCTTCTGGGAATCAATTGCAGACAATGTAAAGACAGAAGAAGACACAAGCCATGGCATGTTAAGAGTTGAGGCATTATGCAAGAAATGTGACGCCCATCTTGGGCACGTATTTGATGATGGCCCAAATCCTACAGGTTTACGATATTGCATAAATTCTGTTTCTCTGAAACTTGAAAAATAA
- a CDS encoding P-loop NTPase family protein, giving the protein MYPYNLDLNPYPSSPTPTEKDAKILGGKRHKEAKAAVVECIKELNRKVEGKTAENGDFRVITVVQDVGSGKTHLALHVKSLKGRYNAECSYVDLSTISPKTVSGIYDAILKGFDNEFFVQLRSKFLNYLRENAEQGDNSAKKALDYTFVNKLTGMTIKEKTEYVLSGKQSVSLEHLTEFLIHKFDYHESILIKNVISNSFDEIKNLETLIGMLSSLSKLTHRFLGKVLVFEIDELDGNKDSIEFVKGVINAHLPASVLLLITTPSGYLEIQNVNPSVFDRLEKANYKIDLAGSNSKDELAEIVTEYIKHSDKNGKFGSEEQQELNEKIQVLYDEFAEFRNVRSVINILYQAMEKATQSDSKKIDEYVIDDAIRQSYPGLRVRGSIMNIPISDFLTIRRNEGNDEKEIKNAVKSLTVFAQKMGTIQKLEKQNLLLDAVYQDNFGSKVGLAVIADELGIPDLEQISDMSKSAVVDRLVILTNKKIQTPYNATVVNMDKSKVVDLIYFNNKYNGKKITEEDNERIELLAKTLSII; this is encoded by the coding sequence ATGTATCCATATAATTTAGATCTAAATCCATATCCAAGTAGTCCGACCCCCACGGAAAAAGATGCAAAGATACTTGGAGGCAAAAGACACAAAGAAGCAAAAGCTGCAGTGGTTGAATGCATAAAGGAACTAAATAGAAAAGTAGAGGGCAAGACTGCTGAAAATGGCGACTTTCGTGTAATCACTGTTGTACAAGACGTGGGTTCTGGTAAAACTCACTTGGCTCTACATGTCAAGAGTCTCAAAGGTCGATATAATGCAGAATGTTCCTATGTTGACTTGTCTACAATTTCGCCAAAGACTGTATCGGGAATTTATGATGCAATATTGAAGGGATTTGATAATGAATTCTTTGTACAATTACGATCAAAGTTCTTGAATTATCTGAGAGAAAATGCGGAACAAGGTGATAACTCTGCAAAAAAGGCGCTTGATTATACATTTGTAAATAAACTTACTGGCATGACGATAAAAGAAAAAACTGAGTATGTACTATCTGGAAAACAGTCTGTATCTTTAGAACACTTGACTGAATTTCTAATTCACAAATTTGACTATCATGAATCTATCTTGATTAAAAATGTTATATCTAATTCATTTGATGAAATTAAAAATTTGGAAACATTAATCGGAATGCTGTCCTCACTATCTAAACTGACTCACAGATTCTTGGGAAAAGTTCTAGTCTTTGAAATAGATGAGCTTGATGGAAATAAGGATTCAATTGAATTCGTCAAGGGTGTGATAAATGCTCATCTTCCAGCATCTGTGCTATTGTTGATAACCACGCCATCAGGCTATTTGGAGATTCAAAACGTTAATCCGTCTGTTTTTGACAGGCTAGAAAAAGCAAATTACAAAATAGATCTGGCAGGATCAAACTCTAAAGACGAACTTGCCGAGATTGTTACAGAGTACATAAAACACAGTGATAAAAATGGCAAATTTGGATCTGAAGAGCAACAAGAATTAAATGAAAAAATCCAGGTCTTGTATGATGAATTTGCAGAATTTCGAAATGTACGCTCTGTCATCAATATCTTGTACCAGGCAATGGAAAAGGCAACCCAATCAGATTCTAAAAAAATTGATGAATATGTAATTGATGACGCGATAAGGCAATCATATCCAGGACTTAGAGTGAGGGGAAGTATAATGAATATACCAATATCTGATTTCTTGACAATACGAAGAAATGAAGGAAATGATGAAAAGGAAATCAAAAACGCAGTAAAAAGTCTCACTGTTTTTGCCCAGAAAATGGGTACTATACAAAAACTAGAGAAACAAAATCTACTTCTTGATGCAGTTTATCAAGACAACTTTGGATCAAAAGTTGGATTGGCCGTGATTGCTGATGAATTAGGTATTCCTGACCTGGAACAAATCTCAGATATGTCAAAATCCGCAGTAGTGGATAGGCTAGTCATACTTACAAACAAAAAAATTCAGACTCCATACAATGCCACAGTTGTAAACATGGACAAGTCCAAAGTAGTGGATTTGATATACTTCAATAACAAGTATAATGGCAAAAAAATCACAGAAGAAGATAATGAGAGAATAGAACTTTTGGCAAAAACTCTAAGCATCATCTGA
- a CDS encoding ZIP family metal transporter codes for MIDYTQILILGAIAGFTIFLGLPLAILQNVSLRTKGFLNAFAIGILVFLIIDVFSQSWEAAETAAKDAVSGKGTLGDATIDLLVLFGGVAIGLLGLVLYESGIMRRSVPNILSLKNIQAGDDHLKQLFHKESAYKLAMMIAIGIGAHNFSEGLAIGQSYVAGEIGLAVLLIIGFGAHNTTEGFGIAGPLTNLIKKPSMRFLLTAGLVGGGPTFLGTVLGSLWYSPVLYILFLSVAGGALIYVSMLMYNAGRKQTTNTVLMVGILFGLVAGFGTDLIVSLGGA; via the coding sequence TTGATTGACTATACACAAATTCTAATACTTGGAGCAATAGCTGGATTCACTATATTTCTAGGACTACCTCTTGCCATACTTCAAAACGTCAGCTTACGAACCAAGGGATTTCTCAACGCGTTTGCAATAGGCATTCTGGTTTTTCTCATAATTGACGTCTTCAGCCAGTCCTGGGAGGCTGCAGAGACTGCTGCAAAAGATGCAGTCTCGGGAAAAGGAACGCTTGGAGACGCAACAATTGATCTTCTAGTCTTGTTTGGAGGAGTTGCAATTGGGCTCTTGGGTCTGGTGCTATACGAGTCTGGAATAATGCGAAGGTCTGTTCCGAACATTTTGTCGCTAAAAAATATCCAAGCCGGAGACGACCACCTCAAACAACTCTTCCACAAAGAGAGTGCATACAAGCTTGCAATGATGATTGCAATAGGAATAGGAGCGCACAACTTTAGCGAGGGCCTTGCAATAGGCCAGTCTTATGTTGCAGGAGAGATCGGTCTTGCAGTTCTTCTGATAATAGGATTTGGAGCTCACAATACAACAGAGGGTTTTGGAATAGCTGGACCATTAACGAATCTCATAAAAAAACCAAGCATGAGGTTTCTCTTGACAGCAGGTCTTGTTGGTGGGGGTCCTACATTCCTTGGAACGGTTCTTGGAAGCCTCTGGTATTCTCCTGTGTTATACATACTGTTTCTCTCAGTTGCTGGCGGCGCTTTGATCTATGTCTCTATGCTGATGTACAACGCCGGAAGAAAACAGACAACCAACACGGTGCTGATGGTTGGAATTCTTTTCGGTCTAGTTGCAGGGTTTGGCACTGACCTTATAGTCTCGCTTGGCGGGGCTTGA
- a CDS encoding rhodanese-like domain-containing protein translates to MADTISAEKLREQKDEFVIIDVRESDELAGRQIDGSINIPLGLVIRNARQGKLDHLKGKKIVCHCSAGYRGNIASEELCKCGIQAVNLEGGFEAWNKLNQK, encoded by the coding sequence ATGGCAGACACAATTAGTGCAGAAAAACTTAGAGAACAAAAAGATGAGTTTGTTATAATTGATGTTCGTGAATCAGACGAGCTTGCTGGAAGGCAGATTGATGGCTCAATAAACATTCCATTAGGTCTTGTCATACGCAACGCAAGACAGGGAAAACTTGACCACCTAAAAGGTAAAAAAATAGTTTGTCATTGTTCAGCTGGATATAGAGGAAATATTGCATCTGAAGAACTTTGTAAATGTGGCATACAAGCAGTAAATCTAGAAGGTGGATTTGAGGCTTGGAATAAGTTAAATCAAAAATGA
- a CDS encoding class I SAM-dependent methyltransferase, with protein MDNIWDDVYAKDAAFFGDEPSNFAITCYDTMKKNDLRNVLEIGCGQGRDCLFFASKNLKVTAMDHSQIAINGLLEKSKQKNLHVNARVCDMKKPLPFDDGMFDAVYSHMLFSMRFTADELRFLFQEVNRVLKGNGFHFFSVRNHNDKFYGKGIKIDDEVYDINGFQIRFFTTQDIENLVKGFKIFEIKEEYEEPATLYLVTTRKQ; from the coding sequence ATGGACAACATATGGGATGACGTCTATGCAAAGGATGCTGCATTTTTCGGAGATGAGCCAAGCAATTTTGCAATCACATGTTATGATACTATGAAGAAAAATGACCTAAGAAATGTATTAGAAATTGGATGCGGTCAGGGACGTGATTGCCTATTTTTTGCGTCTAAAAACTTGAAAGTTACTGCAATGGATCATTCTCAGATTGCAATAAATGGTTTGCTTGAAAAATCAAAGCAGAAGAATTTACACGTAAATGCACGTGTATGTGATATGAAAAAACCATTACCTTTTGACGATGGCATGTTTGATGCAGTATATTCCCACATGCTATTTAGTATGAGGTTCACAGCTGATGAATTACGATTTTTATTTCAAGAAGTTAATAGAGTGTTAAAAGGTAACGGATTTCATTTCTTTTCTGTGAGAAATCACAATGATAAATTCTATGGCAAAGGAATCAAGATAGATGATGAGGTGTACGACATCAATGGATTTCAGATTAGGTTTTTTACTACACAAGATATAGAGAATCTCGTCAAAGGTTTCAAGATATTTGAGATCAAAGAAGAATATGAAGAGCCTGCTACACTTTATCTTGTTACCACTAGAAAACAATAG
- a CDS encoding nucleotidyl transferase AbiEii/AbiGii toxin family protein, whose protein sequence is MYPDNETKISQEHLTAVFSNMKEPVCLLGGWAVYLTVNEKFNQANGRNYLGSRDIDLGFHVELKWSTAELQSSALAQSVKILKDRGFVGVGFRLVKYYDMDTKREITEAEAKKKRPYEIFQLYVDTMSDNPHANAQKVLGFPLLDEQLLSYVFRDGRFISLSDFGGTFKMPAPEILVSTKLKSAPDRTKDDKRIKDICDIYALLWYSSKTLPELKREVTAILGREKIVDTISKFTDEDYSQVSAVTGIDKAEIIMVIGELTK, encoded by the coding sequence TTGTATCCAGACAATGAAACCAAGATATCGCAAGAGCATCTTACAGCAGTATTCTCGAATATGAAGGAACCTGTATGTCTTCTTGGAGGATGGGCTGTCTATCTAACGGTAAATGAAAAGTTCAATCAGGCCAACGGCAGAAATTATCTAGGTTCAAGAGACATCGACCTCGGGTTTCATGTGGAACTGAAGTGGTCTACAGCTGAATTACAAAGTTCTGCACTTGCGCAGTCAGTAAAAATCTTGAAGGATAGGGGGTTTGTGGGCGTAGGTTTTAGACTAGTAAAATACTATGACATGGATACGAAGAGGGAGATAACTGAAGCAGAGGCAAAGAAGAAACGACCGTATGAAATATTTCAATTGTACGTAGATACCATGTCGGATAATCCTCATGCCAACGCACAAAAGGTTCTAGGTTTTCCATTGCTTGATGAGCAACTACTATCTTATGTTTTCAGGGATGGAAGGTTCATCTCGCTGAGTGATTTTGGAGGCACATTCAAGATGCCAGCCCCTGAAATCTTGGTCTCTACAAAGTTAAAATCTGCACCGGACAGAACAAAAGATGACAAGAGAATAAAGGACATCTGTGACATATATGCACTTCTGTGGTATTCCAGTAAGACTCTCCCAGAATTGAAAAGAGAAGTTACTGCCATCTTGGGAAGGGAAAAAATTGTAGATACGATATCAAAATTTACAGATGAGGATTATTCCCAAGTATCTGCAGTCACTGGAATAGACAAAGCTGAAATAATCATGGTAATTGGAGAATTAACAAAGTAA
- a CDS encoding type II toxin-antitoxin system HicA family toxin — protein MSLRNHRFRDVLRVLHKHGFVVDRQSGSHIQLVHKDGKYVTLPRQDPIKEGGL, from the coding sequence TTGAGTTTACGAAATCATCGTTTTCGTGATGTTCTGAGGGTTTTACACAAACATGGCTTTGTAGTAGACAGACAAAGTGGCAGTCACATTCAGCTTGTGCATAAAGACGGCAAGTATGTCACTCTGCCACGACAAGATCCAATCAAGGAAGGGGGACTTTGA
- a CDS encoding type II toxin-antitoxin system HicB family antitoxin, which translates to MEISQKSRKFTILVNKEKEGGYSGQCLEIPGAISQGEILEELKINMADAINLVLEYIKDRAKKEKSKIMEITT; encoded by the coding sequence ATGGAGATATCTCAGAAATCAAGAAAGTTTACCATTCTTGTAAACAAGGAAAAAGAGGGCGGCTATAGCGGCCAGTGTTTGGAGATTCCAGGCGCAATTAGTCAAGGTGAAATTCTGGAAGAGCTAAAAATCAACATGGCTGACGCAATTAATCTGGTTTTAGAATACATCAAAGACAGAGCAAAGAAAGAAAAAAGTAAGATCATGGAAATTACAACCTAA
- a CDS encoding type II toxin-antitoxin system RelE family toxin — protein MAWEVIWSEKSVKQLERIDKKNAQKIYDSVLDCVEDPFRAVIRLTNSPFYRLRVGNYRVILDLQQSKMIIFVVETDHRGKIYKR, from the coding sequence ATGGCATGGGAAGTTATTTGGTCTGAGAAATCCGTTAAACAATTAGAAAGAATAGACAAGAAGAATGCTCAGAAGATTTATGATTCAGTGTTAGATTGTGTTGAAGATCCATTCAGAGCCGTGATAAGACTAACCAATTCGCCATTTTATAGACTACGTGTGGGAAATTACAGAGTAATTTTGGATTTACAGCAAAGCAAGATGATAATCTTTGTTGTAGAGACTGATCATAGAGGTAAAATTTACAAGAGATAA